In the genome of Sinorhizobium chiapasense, the window CGTCAACACCGTTTTCGCGGAGCAGGCGCTGCCAGTAAATTGTGGCCGAAGCGCTGTCGAACCAGGCGCTGTCATCGGTGGCCTCGAATTCGTAGTCGAGCGACAGGCGCTCGCGCCGGGTATTGTCGAGCTTGTCGTAGTTGCCCGGCCGATAATTGCCGAGGAGGCTCTGGCCGGACATGAAATCGATGTCCTTGTCGCGGTCGAAGCGTTCCGCCGTCAGCCCGAAAGTGTGGCCGCTGTCGGTATATTGCCGCACCTTGAACAAGAGGTTGTTCTGGTCGTAGTCAGCGGGATCCGCCTCGGTGCGCGTCGTCGAATAGCCGCCGACGTCGCCGTTGCTCTGCCGTTCGTGCCCCCTCTTGTAGCCGCCCTGGAACAGGACGGCCGTATTGTCGTAACGCGCGGCAACGGCGGCCGATCCGCCAAGGCTTTCGTCGTCACCGTCGTAGGCGAACTTGAAGATTCCGCCCCAGGTCCTGCCTTCGCCGATCAGGTCTTCCGGCTCCAGCGTGCGCAGCACGACGGCGCCGCCGAGCGCACCGCCGCCGGCGCGGCTCGAATCGGCGCCGCGCACGATATCGATCGTCGAGAGCGAGGCAAAATCGAAGCTGTCGATACCGCCATCTGCGTCGCGCGCACCGTCGTCAAGGAAGGGGATCGGGATTCCGTCGATCGTCGTCAGCACCCGTGGCCCCTCGAGACCGCGAATATTGACGCTGCCGTTCGTGCGGTTGAAATTCACGCCGGGCTCAAGGCTTCTGCCCAGATCTTCGAAACTCGATATCTGGTTGTTGTCGAGTTCCTCTTCGGTGACCCGCTCGGCAAGCGGTGTGTCGGCCACACCCTCCTTCTCGCCGTTCGTGACGACCAGCTTCTTCAGTGCCGTTACGCGCCCCTGCTTTTCGGCGGCAGTCGCCGCCCCTTCGGTCGATTGCGCGTGGGAAAACGTTGTTCCGGCCAGGGTGACGAATGCCGTGCATGCGAGAAGAGCCAGGCGATGATGCCGGTTGAGCATGGACCAGTCCTTTGAGATGTTGGCCGGGCTTGCTGTTGAGCGGCAAACTCAAGGGGCTGGCTGGGCGAGGGTTTGGATGCGTGCGACGTGTCAGTGCGCCGCCTCATTTACGCCACATAAAAAACATGAGTGAAATTGTCAATATAAATTTAGGGGTGCCGGCGGGTCCCGATTCCAGATCGCAGCCGGCCTCGTCCTCAGTTTCAGCACATTTTGAAACAGGATCTGCTCTCATGCGTTTTGGCTTTTGCCGCAACGGATGGGAAGGACCTGCATGCGCCACTCCGCCGGAATGATCCTGTTGTCCGTCTTGATTCTTTCGGGCGCAAGCCTTCCCAGGAAGGGTCCGGTGCCGGTCCCGAAACCTGCAGTCCCCGGCGAGCAAGCGACGCCAACCCCGGAGCCGAAGCCCGGCGTGCCGCCCAAGGGCGCAAAGATCAATGGCAAGACAGGTGCTCAGCCGGGCACAGAAGAGGGAGCCCCCGGGGACGTGACCAAGGACGACAGCGTTGAGGAAATATTCCCGCCGGTGAAAGAGGAGTCTGCCGAAGAGCACGCAACCTGCGTCGCCGACCTCAAGGCGCTCGGTGGAACATTCACTGACAGCAAGCGCATCGACGACGGCAAAGGCTGCGGTATCGACAAACCGATTCGCGTAACTGCGATCTTGCCGGGCGTCGCCTTGAAGCCGGAGGGGACGATGCGCTGCGCGACGGCACTGGCGCTTGCCCGCTGGACCAAGGAATCGGCGATCCCCGCGGCCGCCACGGCCTTCGGACCGGATACCCGGATCACGGCGCTGAACCAGGCCTCGACCTATGTCTGCCGCCTGCGCAACAACGCAACGACCGGGAAGATATCGGAGCATGCCCACGGCAACGCGGTGGACATCGCCTCGTTCACGCTCGGCGACGGCAGGACAATTGCCATTCAGCCGCGCGACGAGGATGGCACGCTGACCGGAGCGTTTCAGCGCGCCGTTACGGCCTCGGGCTGCCTTTATTTCACAACTGTCCTCGATCCGGGCAGCGACGCCGCCCATGAGACGCACCTGCATTTCGACGTCATCGAACGCAAGAACGGCTATCGCTACTGTCGATAGCTTGTGTTTACGCGCCGCTTTCCCCCTCATCCCGCTGCCGCGACCTTCTCCCCGTTCTGACGGGCGAAAAGGGGCTTGCCGCGCCCTCTCGGTCCCCTCTCCCCGCAAGCGGGGAGAGGGCTAGGGTGAGGGGCAGGGCGAAGTCGCGCAGCGAATCAGGCTGTTACGGCGATACCTGCCGCCCAGGAATGCACGCGGCGCGGTCACGCGACTCCCACCTCATAGCGTGCAAGATAGCGGCGACGTGATTGAAATCGCCGCGGGCGAGCACGATCTATTGCGCATCATTTTTCGCCCGCCACCGACCTGACCGAGGAACAATTCATGCCGCTAACCATGTACAAGCTTTCCGTGCCCGCCTTCACCCGCGGTTTTTCCGCCCTCGGTGGCCTGCTCGACAAGGCCGAGGCCTTCGCCTCGGAGAAGGGCATGCCGCTCGCTGAACTCTTCGAGGCACGGCTGGCGCCGGACATGCTGCCGCTCGCCGGACAGGTGCAGCGGGCGAGCGACACCAGCAAGAACGCCATCGGGCGGCTGACGAAGATCGAGACGCCGCGCTTCCCGGACGACGAACAAAGCTTCGCCGAACTGCGCGAACGGATCGCCAAGACGGTCGCATTTCTGGAAACGGTCCGGCCCACCGACCTCGAAGGCAGCGAAAACCGCGAAGTGACGCTCAACTTCCCCAACCTCAAGGTGACCTTCAGCGGCGAGGACTACCTCTTGAGGTTCGTGTTGCCGAACTTCTACTTCCACGTCACCACCGCCTACGACATCCTTCGCCACAAGG includes:
- a CDS encoding extensin-like domain-containing protein; the protein is MRHSAGMILLSVLILSGASLPRKGPVPVPKPAVPGEQATPTPEPKPGVPPKGAKINGKTGAQPGTEEGAPGDVTKDDSVEEIFPPVKEESAEEHATCVADLKALGGTFTDSKRIDDGKGCGIDKPIRVTAILPGVALKPEGTMRCATALALARWTKESAIPAAATAFGPDTRITALNQASTYVCRLRNNATTGKISEHAHGNAVDIASFTLGDGRTIAIQPRDEDGTLTGAFQRAVTASGCLYFTTVLDPGSDAAHETHLHFDVIERKNGYRYCR
- a CDS encoding DUF1993 domain-containing protein, whose translation is MPLTMYKLSVPAFTRGFSALGGLLDKAEAFASEKGMPLAELFEARLAPDMLPLAGQVQRASDTSKNAIGRLTKIETPRFPDDEQSFAELRERIAKTVAFLETVRPTDLEGSENREVTLNFPNLKVTFSGEDYLLRFVLPNFYFHVTTAYDILRHKGVPIGKADYIGGLG